From Thalassovita sp.:
ATAGCGGCGGAACAGATCAAACTGTTCTTCCGTGGCCCAGGCAGAGGTTGCGCGGCGCACCAGATTGCTGTTGCGGCGCAGGGTGCGGCGCTGGGTTTTGTTCGGGGTGAAGTTGTCAACGTTGATGCGCGCTGACAGGCAGGCGGCACAATCGGTGCAGGACGGGCGGTAGAGCACGTTTTGGGAACGACGGAATCCCTGTTTGGACAAGCTGTCATTCAGCTTGCCCGCCGCGTCGCCTTGCAGCGCCGTGAACAACTTACGCTCCATCCTGTCTGCCAAATAGGGGCAGGGCTGCGGAGCGGTCACGTAAAACTGTGGCGCGAGGGGTAAAGTATGTCGCATGCACTCAATAAAGTCGCCCAGGTTCGGCAGGCACGATAGCAGCGAAGATCGCCAAGGTCGAGAGTCGATCCATTGACGTTGGAAATATGGCAAATGACGGAAATTGCGCCACCCTTTGACAGCAAAAGCCCCGCCCAAAAGGACGGGGCATAGCGGGTCATGGATGTGGGCGGATCAGCGATGCCCGGCGCGGTTGATCGCGACGGTGCCAAGGACGTGATCGCTCAGGCCCTGACCGCGGGCGGTGGTCAGCATCAGCACAATCGAAATGACCTGCAGCAAAGGCATCGCGAAAGATACGGTCAGTCCCAGCGTGTGCAGAAAGGCCATGCCCAGATCAAAGCGGTCGCCGTTGGATTTGCGGAACTCAATCCCAAGGAACCGCATGCCCAGCGTGGCCGATCCATTGGCGATGGTGACCACCCGGTAAGCAAAGCCCACCATCAGCATCAAAAAGCCGAAAAACAAAATGCCGATGAAGGCAGTGAAGGGCAGCACCAGAAGGGTCAAGCCAACAATCAGGACGCTGTCGATCACCCAGGCCAAAAGACGTTTGCTGCTGACGTCCTGATAAAAGGCGGGTTGGGTTTCAGGATCGGGCAGGGCCCAGCCATAGGCGCTCATAGGGGAATTCCTTTGTTGAGAAAGCCGACCCGGTGGGGATCCGGGCCGGCGGGGGACGCTTGCGATGCGGTTTACGCGTCACAGACGGGGAACATCAAATCGGTCGGGCCGATCAGGCGTCTTCTTTTTCGCGTTCGTCGTCAGCCTTCTGGGCGCGGTCGTCCATGAACTGGTCAAACTCGGCCTTGTCTTTGGCTTCGCGCAGACGCTGCAGGAAGGCTTCGAAGTCTTCTTGCTCCTGCTCCAGACGGGCCAGGGTATCGGCCTTATAGGCGTCAAAGGCGCTGTTGCCGCTGGATTTCATCGCGTGAAAGCCGTGACGGGCGCGGTGTTTGCAGGACTTCGAGAACATTTGCTTACTCCAGATCATGTAGAACAGAAGAGCCAGACCAACCGGCCAGAAGAAGACAAACCCAAGAACCATGGCGGCGATCCAGGCGCCTTTGCCTTTGCTGTCCAGCCAGGCTTCGGTGCGGGTCAACCACCCCATACGTTCGGTGGATGCGGGGGTATAGGCGGTGGCGGGTGTCATCAATCTCTCCATTTTTGTGTGTATGTGAATGCCTTTCACATTGAATAGATTGGGATGGAGGGCCCGGCTTGCAAGAGATGATGTGAAGACTTTTTACATTATTTTGTCTTACTCAATGAAATCAGCGGCTTGCGCCCCCGTCATCGGCGGCAAATCAGTCGATTTCATCTCAAAAACATGGTTCGGTGTGCCGGCCGCGGCCCAGATTGTAGGGAATTCCAGCAGGCGCGGGTCCAAAAAGGCGCGGATCGGGTTCAGGTGACCGATTGGCGAGACGCCCCCGATGGCAAACCCCGTCTGCGCCCGGATCAGCGCGGCGTCGGCTTTGCCCAAAGCCTCGCCCGCCAAAGCGCTGGCTTTCTCGGCGCAGACCTTATTGCCGCCTGCGGTCAGGAACAGGATGGCCTCGCCGCTGTCTTCGCCGCGAAAGATGATTGATTTGGCGATCTGATCCAGATGACAGCCCGCAGCTTCTGCCGCTTGCGCCGCCGTGCGGGCTAGGCCCAGCTCTTTCACTTCGGTGGCAATGCCTGCATCCTCAAGGGCGCGTTTCACCCGTTTTAAGCTTTTGCTCATCTCTCGCCTCAGTTCAGTCTTTCTAAGTGTCGTTCCAATCGCCTGACAAAGCGATCCGCGCGAGACTGCGCGACCCC
This genomic window contains:
- a CDS encoding RDD family protein, producing MSAYGWALPDPETQPAFYQDVSSKRLLAWVIDSVLIVGLTLLVLPFTAFIGILFFGFLMLMVGFAYRVVTIANGSATLGMRFLGIEFRKSNGDRFDLGMAFLHTLGLTVSFAMPLLQVISIVLMLTTARGQGLSDHVLGTVAINRAGHR
- a CDS encoding DUF2852 domain-containing protein, which encodes MTPATAYTPASTERMGWLTRTEAWLDSKGKGAWIAAMVLGFVFFWPVGLALLFYMIWSKQMFSKSCKHRARHGFHAMKSSGNSAFDAYKADTLARLEQEQEDFEAFLQRLREAKDKAEFDQFMDDRAQKADDEREKEDA
- a CDS encoding YbaK/EbsC family protein, with amino-acid sequence MSKSLKRVKRALEDAGIATEVKELGLARTAAQAAEAAGCHLDQIAKSIIFRGEDSGEAILFLTAGGNKVCAEKASALAGEALGKADAALIRAQTGFAIGGVSPIGHLNPIRAFLDPRLLEFPTIWAAAGTPNHVFEMKSTDLPPMTGAQAADFIE